A section of the Budorcas taxicolor isolate Tak-1 chromosome 17, Takin1.1, whole genome shotgun sequence genome encodes:
- the CCDC92 gene encoding coiled-coil domain-containing protein 92, translated as MAATNLENQLHSAQKNLLFLQREHASTLKGLHAEIRRLQQHCTDLTYELTVKSSDQTGDGASRSSELKKRCEDLEAQLKLKEDENTELLKELEQKNAMITVLENTIKERERKYLEELKVKSHKLGVLTSELEQRAGTIAYLTSQLHATKRKLLSSGGTSDGSPAGSPALTSYKPAPPKDRLPETPRRRMKKSLSAPLHPEFEEVYRFGAESRKLLLREPVDAMPDPTPFLLARESAEVHLIKERPLVIPPIASDRSAGEQPSPAREKPHKAHVGVAHRIHHVAPAQAPPEVETLAVDQVNGGKVVRKHSGTDRTV; from the exons ATGGCAGCCACAAACCTGGAGAACCAGTTACACAGTGCACAGAAGAACCTCTTGTTTCTTCAGCGGGAGCACGCAAGCACGCTCAAGGGGCTGCACGCGGAGATCAGGCGGCTGCAGCAACATTGCACAG ATTTAACATATGAGCTGACAGTCAAGAGTTCGGATCAAACAG GGGACGGAGCTTCCAGAAGTAGTGAACTCAAGAAAAGATGTGAAGACCTGGAGGCGCAGCTGAAACTGAAGGAGGACGAGAACACGGAGTTGCTGAAGGAGCTGGAGCAGAAGAACGCGATGATCACCGTGCTGGAGAACACCATCAAGGAACGCGAGCGCAAGTACCTGGAGGAGCTGAAGGTCAAGAGCCACAAGCTGGGCGTGCTGACCAGCGAGCTGGAGCAGCGCGCCGGCACCATCGCCTACCTGACCTCGCAGCTGCACGCCACCAAGAGGAAGCTCCTGAGCTCGGGCGGCACCTCGGACGGCAGCCCGGCCGGCAGCCCCGCGCTGACCAGCTACAAGCCGGCGCCGCCCAAGGACAGGCTGCCCGAGACGCCCCGGCGCCGCATGAAGAAGAGCCTCTCGGCCCCGCTGCACCCGGAGTTCGAGGAGGTCTACAGATTCGGGGCCGAGAGCCGGAAACTGCTGCTGCGGGAGCCGGTGGACGCCATGCCGGACCCCACCCCATTTCTGCTGGCCAGGGAGTCGGCCGAGGTCCACCTGATCAAGGAGCGGCCCCTCGTCATCCCCCCCATAGCCTCGGACCGCAGCGCCGGCGAGCAGCCCAGCCCGGCGCGCGAGAAGCCGCACAAGGCGCACGTGGGCGTGGCGCACCGCATCCACCATGTGGCCCCGGCGCAGGCCCCGCCCGAGGTGGAGACGCTGGCGGTGGACCAGGTGAACGGAGGCAAGGTGGTCAGGAAGCACTCAGGGACGGACAGAACTGTGTGa